A window of Sulfurimonas gotlandica GD1 contains these coding sequences:
- a CDS encoding HD domain-containing phosphohydrolase, protein MVNSLNVMIVDDEELNIMILEELVSSQNHKVTAFENPLDALDYVKSNEPDIVLIDYMMPEMDGIELTKHIKVHYPDMIVVMITAAGEQQDLKIQALEAGVTDFLLKPIDTVEVQLRLRNLAELRYSKKLMKEYNKNLEEDVYKATEQILEGYHEALQIISNAAEYRDPETSNHINRVAHYSKLIGEKLGLSSEEQEIIFYASPLHDVGKIAIPDAILLKPGKLTDEEFDIMRSHSLSGFEILKDAKNPYLKAGAEIALSHHERYDGNGYPNKVKGEDIHLYSRVTAVADVFDALTSSRPYKEAWPFEKAIQLIESEKGGHFDPIIVSIFVENIDQVQEIFNHFNN, encoded by the coding sequence ATGGTTAATAGTTTAAATGTAATGATTGTTGATGATGAAGAGTTAAATATAATGATTTTAGAAGAGTTAGTCTCATCTCAAAATCACAAAGTAACGGCATTTGAAAATCCACTTGATGCTTTAGATTATGTGAAATCCAATGAACCTGACATTGTTTTGATTGATTATATGATGCCTGAAATGGATGGTATTGAACTTACTAAACATATTAAAGTACATTATCCTGATATGATAGTCGTTATGATTACTGCAGCAGGAGAGCAACAAGACCTAAAAATACAAGCACTTGAAGCTGGAGTGACTGATTTTTTATTAAAGCCTATAGATACTGTAGAGGTGCAATTGAGACTTAGAAATCTTGCTGAGCTTCGCTATTCAAAAAAGCTTATGAAAGAATATAATAAAAATCTTGAAGAGGATGTTTATAAAGCAACCGAGCAGATATTAGAAGGATATCATGAAGCATTACAGATTATTTCCAATGCTGCTGAGTATAGAGATCCTGAGACATCAAACCATATCAACAGGGTTGCTCACTATAGTAAATTGATTGGAGAAAAACTAGGATTAAGTAGTGAAGAGCAAGAGATAATTTTTTATGCATCCCCATTACACGATGTAGGGAAAATCGCTATTCCGGATGCAATCCTGCTTAAACCAGGGAAATTGACAGATGAAGAGTTTGATATTATGAGATCACATTCTTTAAGTGGTTTTGAGATATTGAAAGATGCTAAAAATCCATATTTAAAAGCTGGTGCAGAGATCGCATTATCACATCATGAACGCTATGATGGTAATGGTTATCCAAACAAGGTTAAAGGTGAGGATATACATTTGTATAGTAGAGTAACAGCTGTTGCTGATGTGTTTGATGCTTTGACCTCAAGTAGGCCTTATAAAGAGGCATGGCCATTTGAAAAAGCGATTCAATTAATTGAGAGTGAAAAGGGAGGTCATTTTGACCCTATTATTGTTTCTATTTTTGTAGAAAACATCGATCAGGTTCAAGAAATTTTTAATCATTTCAATAATTAA